The Chitinophagales bacterium genomic sequence GGGCGCATCGGTTTCATCACGTCTCCACACCTGCAATACAAAGCTGCACCTATAGCCGCTAAAAAGGGCGTATCAATGCAACACAATGAGCGTCCGCCCATACCTCACCAGTCATACATACCGCAAGGCACACCGGTGGGCACACAAATGCCGGCCGGCGCACCGCCCATGCCGCAGGTACGCTCGTATATGGCACATCAGCCAGAACCAAAAGAAAGGCTCAACTGGGCACGTATCATATTTGTGCTATTGCTCCTGGTAATTATGGCTGGCGGCACCTATTATGGCTATATGCGTTATATGGCGCCAAAAAAACGTGACGCACAACCGCCACTCACCTTCCCCGAATCGGTAGATGAGACCTCTGGCGATATGGAACCTATGAATGAAGAAATGCCTGTTATGGCCGACTCTTCTTCTACTATAAGTGACAGCGTTATGCCTCCTGCTCAGGAAGCACCTGCTCAAAAAACAGCTATGCAGCCGGCAGTCCAGGAAAAGCCTGCTGTGAAAGAACCACAATCAAAACCTGTTGTCAACAACACCATACCCGCCACGGGAAACAATGCTATGATGCCTGCCAGCAAACCGGATGGCAAAAAGGTAAACATGAAAGTAGTGGTGAATACTTTTGACAGCAAAGATGAAGCATATAAACGTAAACGCTCGCTGGAGGCGCGCGGCAACAAGGCCGAGGTGATAGAAGAGGATATAGATTACTACTTTGTGGTAATGCCTGTTACAGCTTCACCATCCGACACAGGGCGTATACTCGACTCACTCAGCAGCACCTTTAACCCCAATGGTGTATTTGTTTATTAACCAATATTTTAGGTTATAAACACAGCGTGGAAAAGTTCCGTTACCTACACAAGGCCATAAATACTTTACTTTGCAATATTCAACGGTAAATAACTCACTAATTATTAAACTCATTAGTACATCTTTATTGTTGAATTTTAGTATTTTTCGTTTCGTAAATACTTAAATGCTTTTTTGTGGAATCTATACTGCGTCCGATATTACTGGGAATAGCTGCAATACTGGCCATCATATTGTACAGGATGCTCAGCCGCGGGGGCAAAACATATGCCTACAACCGCATGCAGTATATTTCCTTTCTTTCCGACGGTTCTGAACATGTAATAGCCGAAGAAGCATCAGGCTCCATTATCATCACCGGCAAAACGGTAATGATAGACGGCCTGGAATATATTTACAAGCCCGCCGATAACGAACCCGTTCAGGCCCTGCTGGATTATGACGATAATGGCTTGCGCAGCGTTCGTGTCCTCCTCATCGAAGGCGAAAAGCAATACTTCATCAACCGTGCTGCTAAAGCTGCGTAAGAAACCATTAGCTTAATGGCAAGGACTGTCCTGTTGTCACTCAACAAGTATTTTTCGTGTAGCAGTATTTTTTCCTGATGTCAGATGCAGGATGTATCCCCCAGGTGCGCATCCTGAGAGATTCAACTCAATGGTTTCACGAACTGGATAACTATCAATTACCTTACCTGTAATATCATATACGGTTAATTGACAATCGCCCTTCAACCCCTTATCAACTTTAACGGTGAAATGTCCGTCAGAGGGATTCGGATATACCTCAAGATCATTAACAACCTGCATTGGTTCTGTTACGCCTACACCATGTATCGGGTATTTAACTGTATCTCTCAGTGACCATAATTCAGTTGCATTATTATCAAACGCAGCTGCAAAATACAGCACCGAATCAAAAACTGCCATCCCCAGGTTATAGTGCAGGGGATCGTTCCTGTTAGAACCTGGAGGCTGCACAATACGCGTATTAGCTGCTGTCCCGTCTGTACACCACAAATACGCGTGACCATTTGTATCTTCTGCTTTAAAGAAAAAATAATCACTATATACTGTCATGTAGTTAATAGAATTGAAGATTTGTTTGAGATTCAGATCAACAGCTACGTATGTTCCGACAGCAGTACCATCTGTTACATATATACGACTGCTATTTGCAAAATAGAGCTTATTGTTATAAATTACCTTAGTCTGGGCTGCAGGTGATGTAAGCGCAACTTGCTGACCATTTTTATCGGTAACGATTTTAGTACCCTGTGATGTCCCGTCAGTTATCCATAAGTACTGTCTCAATGTAAAATAGATATAGCCTTTATTTTCTGCTATAAATACAGGGAGATCGGGATAAGGTTTTTGCTCCAGTATTTTTATGCTCTGTGTCCCTGCTGCAGTTCCGTCAGTCACCCATAATTCCGTTTTACTGGTATCATGGATGCCAAAATACACCTTCCCTAATGCAGACTTGAAACCTGAAAAACTGGTGCTCATTATTCCGGGAGTAATATCTTTTACAAGTTGGGTCCCTGCTGCAGTTCCATCTGTCCGCCATAGCTCCCTGCCATGAAATGAGTCATTTGCATAAAAGTAGCCTATATTATTTAGCAAGGTCAATTTCGATGGTAGTGATCCATAGTACCCGTAGCCACCATATATCTGTTTCACAACTGATGTTCCGCTTGATGTGCCGTCTGTAGAATAAAGTTCTCGACAACATGTCAATGGTGCTTTATAAGTATTTGCACAGAACAATATTTTATTATTTAAGGGTACATAGCTAGAAGGACTGGAAGGGTTATTGAGTATAATATCTTTGACCAGGTAGGTACCAGCCTGCGTTCCGTCACTAACCCATATTTCATCGCTGTAAGCACTATCATGTGCTGTAAAATAATAGCGGTTATTTAGTATGGCTCCTTCCCACGATAATCGTGCACTTACCTTCCCCGGCCATACGTCTTTTGTAATATGGGTGCCGGATTGCGTACCATCAGTTACCCACAATTCGCTTCCCATAGCTTCAGTAGAAGCAGTAAAAAATAATTTGTCGTCAGCCACTGCAAAATTATAGGGCTTGGTATGTCCATAATCTGGCAAATAGCCCGAATTAGTATCTGCGTCAAGGTAAAAAGGCGTGAATTGAAACTGTGCCTCTGAAGTATAGGCCAAGAGTATAAGTAAAGGAAGTAGTAGTTTTTTCATTAGTTTATAAGTTAGCTGGTTAATATTTGATTACGCAATACAATTTCCTTGCCAGAAAAATATATTTCTACACTAACATTTTTATTAAACATCAATTTAACGTATATTTGTACAATATCAGCTACCCGCTGATACAAGCTCTTTGACATCATGGAAACAAGCAAAAAGAGAATGATTATTCACTTAACAACTGAGCTTGCGAACTCGTTAACGCCCCAAAAGAATCATCGATTGGTTAACAACTGAGCTTGCGAACTCGTTAAGGCAAAAGAGAATGATTATTCACTTAACAACACTTAACAATTCACCCACAACACACTGATTATCAATACTGAGGTTTCAGAATGCAGTATTTCACAACAAAAGTAGCAAAGCTATTTCGCCCGGCAGATCAGTAGCACTGTTGTTACATCGGAGATAAATACACAATATCTTGCAAAAAACACAGCGATCCTGTCTACCCTGCAAATCATGAAAATCCTGATTCAGACACCTTTCGTGATACATATCGATACAAAATGACACAGATCACCCTGTTTGTATTTAATATTTCGCATTTTGATTTTTAAATTAATTTTGCAGTATGTGCGCAACAGACAAAACACCCTCGTTGATAGGAGGCATGGTCATGATGAAATGCCCCAACTGCCGCAAAGGCGATATGTTTGTCAATAAAAGCGTATTCCCGCTGGGGAAAAGCCTGCTGCTCAACGAGAAATGTGCTGTATGTGGCCAGAAAATGGTACACGAGACCAACAACGGCCCCGGCATCAACTATGCACTGACGGTGATCGTATTCTTCCTGAATATATTGTGGTATTGGCCCATTTTCGGCCTTAGCTGGTTCGATAACAGCCTGTACTACTATATGGCAGTCAGTACGGTGGTCGTCACACTTATCCAGCCCTGGACAATGCGCTACTCCCGGGTACTATACCTGTATATGTATGTGCCCTACCAGAGCAACAGGCACCTTGAGGCGTAGACCTATTTAAAAGGCCACAAATGAAGTGTACGCCTGTGCCTGATATAGTGGCTGATGCGCTGTATCAACCATCTGCCACCTAGTGCTATTACCAGCAGCGCCAGTACTATCACCCACAGCAGTACATCATGCGCGGCATAGCCCCTTACAAGTAATACATAATGCATGATAAGAATGGTTTATTTATATAAATATACGAATATTCACCAAGTGAGTCGGAAAGGCGCTGTTAAGGCTTTCAGAATATAATAACTTTAGCACATGGAATTTGGCAAAGTAACTCCCGAAGAACTGGAACAGATCGACTTCACCCTCCCGCCCGACCCGGCCGTGAACAGCGAGGTACTGCAACCTTTTGAGGGCAATACAAAGTTCTATATAGGCTGCGCCAAGTGGGGCCGGCCGGACTGGGTGGGTAAGCTCTACCCCAAAAAGACCAAGCCTAAAGACTTCCTGGAACACTATGCACGAATATTCAACTGTATCGAGTTCAACGCTGTGTATTACCGTATGCCATTCCCTAGTGATGTATGGCAATGGAAAAGCAAGGTGCCCGAAAACTTCCTGTTCTGCCCCAAGTTCACGGATGTGATCACACACAAAAAGCGACTGAAGAATGCGGAATTTGAAACAGGCAAATTCCTGGAAGCAATTGTCGAGTTCAAAGACAACCTTGGCCCAATATTCCTGATGCCGCACCCACAGATGTCGCCCAAGCAGATAGATACCCTCTTTAACTTTATTGACACCTTCCCGGATGATATAGACATGTTTGTAGAGTTACGGCATCCTGACTGGTACAAAGGGGGCTATCATACCGAACTGTACAACTTCCTGAGAGAACAACAGAGGGGCACCATAATTACAGACGCTACCGGCCGCAGAGATTGCGTGCATATGCACCTCACCACGCCTGAGTGTTTCATCCGCTTTGTGGGCAACAGCCTCCACCCTACTGATTATACCCGCATTGACGAGTGGGTGCAACGCATCAAACAATGGATGGCACAGGGGCTAAAGACATGTTACTTCTTCATGCACCAGCATGAAGAGCTGCATAGCCCCGAACTGATAAAATATCTCATTGAGGAGTTAAACAAACATTGCGGCACGAAATTAAAAGCACCGGTGTTGTTGAATGAAACGAGGAAACCACCAAAGAACGACAACACATTATTCTAAGCAATAACATATCCAAAAATCAGCTGAAAAGCTCCCTATTTTGGTTTATCTTCGCGCAGTATTTTAAAAAATATTTGCAGTCATGAATTTGCACGAATATCAAGCTAAAGAGTTGTTGAAACGTTATAATGTACCGGTTCAGGAAGGTATGGCGGTGGCCAATGCTACTGAGGCGGTTAATGCTTATAAGCAGATCGCTACCGATACAGGCAGCAAATTTGCGGTAGTAAAGGCGCAGATACATGCCGGTGGCCGTGGTAAAGGAACCATCAAAGAGGCTCCTGAACAACACGGTGTACAGGTGGTAAAAAGCGCTGATGAAGTAGAAAAAGTAGCTAAGAATATACTGGGCAACACACTGGTTACTATCCAGACAGGCCCTTCAGGAAAAGTGGTGAACAAACTGCTGGTAGCGCAGGATATGTATTACGATGGCCCCAGCGAGCGCCAGGAGTTCTATATGTCTATCCTGCTGGACCGTGCAAAACAGGAGAACGTGATCATGTACAGTACCGAAGGTGGTATGGACATTGAAGAAGTAGCGCACAACACGCCTGACAAAATATTCAAAGAGCACGTGAAGCCTAACATGGCCTTACAGGCTTTCCAGGCTCGCAAAATAGCTTTCAACCTGGGACTGAGCGGTACGGCTTTCAAAAACATGGTAAAATTCGTTACCAACCTGTACAATGCATATGTTGGTTTGGATTGCGCAATGCTGGAGATCAACCCGCTGTTCAAATCTGCTGATGATAAGATAATAGCTGTTGACTGTAAACTGAGCCTGGACGACAGCGCGCTGATACGCCATGCAGACCTGGCCGATATGCGCGACAAAACCGAAGAAGATCCTACAGAAGTAGAAGCTGGCGAATATAACCTGAACTACGTAAAGCTGGATGGTAACGTGGGTTGTATGGTAAACGGTGCCGGTCTTGCAATGGCTACTATGGATATGATCAAGCTGGCCGGTGGCGAGCCTGCTAACTTCCTGGACGTAGGTGGTACTGCCAATGCAGAAACGGTAGAAGCCGGTTTCCGCATCATTATGAAAGATCCTAACGTTAAGGCTATCCTCATCAACATCTTCGGTGGTATCGTTCGTTGCGACCGTGTTGCTGCTGGTGTGGTTGAAGCATACAAAAACATGGGTAACATCAACATCCCCATCATTGTACGCCTGCAAGGCACCAATGCAGAGGCTGCAAAAGATATCATAGATAATTCAGGACTGAAAGTACAATCTGCTATCCTGCTCAGCGAAGCTGCTGACCTGGTTCAGAAAGCAGTGAACTAATAAATAAGTTGAAACTCATACAGGAAGCCACTCTATACGGGTGGCTTTTTTTTATGCTATTGGCGGCTTGCCGCTGTTCCTCCACGTATTTACAAAGTCGAAGAAATTCTGCCCGTACTGGCTGTTGATGACAATAGACAGGTGCATCTCAGACACATCCAGCTTGCGGGCCACATCGTCCAGCATCAGGTCGTGCTGCCTATAGGGTGCGTAGTCATTAAAATACAGCTCCAGCCGTTTCTGTATCTTCACCACCTCATCGTTAGAGAGTACAATGGTCTTATTAGTATTGTTGGTCACTTTGGGTATCAGGTCCAGCTCATGCACTTCTTTAAAGTCTGCATGCCGCATCACAACTGTATACCCGAATGATGTTATGATAAATGAGGTCACCAGTGCCATCACACAGTCTACTACTATAAAATGAGTTTTTATCGTGGTAAGAATGATAATGACAACCAGTCCCACGATCGTCCATGCAGTGAATATGGACGCGAATTTCTTCATCTCCAGCAGCTTATTATCAAAAGCCGTGTTAGACATCACCTCACGCAGCAAGGCACGTGTTTCTATCACCTTTCTGCCCGAATAGAAGATATAGATATACACATGCGCTATCAGTATCGCCACGCTCAGGTACTTTACATCCTTACTCACTATCGGCGACATCTGCCTGATGATGGTAATGGCCAGCAGCATGCAGGTAGGTATGATAAAATGCACCAGGTCTTTATCGCTGAAAGTATCTGTTTGTGAGAATTGTCGCTTTGTATACAGCCAGAAGAACGGGCCTATAAAGAACAGCAACGGATAGGTAATAAAACCATTCCGTGGATCTATGATATGAATATCTGAAACCGATAAGGCATACTCCGCAAAAAAGGCGGACACCAGGAAGATAAACAAGGCCAGCCAATGGTTAGAAGCCGGCTTGGCATCCCTGGCCCACATAATAATAGACAATACTAACCCCTGCAAAGCAGCCAGAAGTATAAGTACAGACCAGATATTTAAAGACGGATCAGGCAAAGCAAATACTAAAAGTTTCTTAATATACTAAAGAATCAGACAAAGATACACAACGGTTATTTTGATTTCTCATTTAATAAATATTACTTTGTACTACAAAGCACTTTTCTATGGAAGAAATCAATCAACAACCCGTTCAGACCTTACAGGACATAAGGGACATTATGGAACGGTCTGCCAAATTCATCACGCTGAGTGGGTGGAGTGGTGTGTGGGCTGGTAGTGTGGGACTGATAGGCGTTTATATTGCTAATCTTTGGCTGTCCGAGCTTCCTACTGCATACTATAACATTTATCGTACTGCCCCCAGTGTATTAACCAGCGAACAATTAAACGAAGCAAATTTCAAATTCATTGCGCTTGCCATTGGCGTGCTGGCAGTAGCAGTTGCAGGTGGCTATTATTTTACCTGGCAAAAAACAAAAAAGACAGGTGGCTCCTTCTGGAACAGTGCTTCTAAAAGAATGCTCTGGCATATGGCTGTCCCTTTGGCTGCTGGAGGATTATTCTCTCTTATTTTTCTACGCAACGGGCATGAAATGTACATTGCGCCAACATGCCTTGTGTTTTATGGATTAGCCCTGTTGAATGGTAGTAAATACACTGTATCTGATATCAAATACCTGGGACTGTCCGAACTGGCTCTGGGATGCATCAACCTGTTCATACCGGGA encodes the following:
- a CDS encoding T9SS type A sorting domain-containing protein; amino-acid sequence: MKKLLLPLLILLAYTSEAQFQFTPFYLDADTNSGYLPDYGHTKPYNFAVADDKLFFTASTEAMGSELWVTDGTQSGTHITKDVWPGKVSARLSWEGAILNNRYYFTAHDSAYSDEIWVSDGTQAGTYLVKDIILNNPSSPSSYVPLNNKILFCANTYKAPLTCCRELYSTDGTSSGTSVVKQIYGGYGYYGSLPSKLTLLNNIGYFYANDSFHGRELWRTDGTAAGTQLVKDITPGIMSTSFSGFKSALGKVYFGIHDTSKTELWVTDGTAAGTQSIKILEQKPYPDLPVFIAENKGYIYFTLRQYLWITDGTSQGTKIVTDKNGQQVALTSPAAQTKVIYNNKLYFANSSRIYVTDGTAVGTYVAVDLNLKQIFNSINYMTVYSDYFFFKAEDTNGHAYLWCTDGTAANTRIVQPPGSNRNDPLHYNLGMAVFDSVLYFAAAFDNNATELWSLRDTVKYPIHGVGVTEPMQVVNDLEVYPNPSDGHFTVKVDKGLKGDCQLTVYDITGKVIDSYPVRETIELNLSGCAPGGYILHLTSGKNTATRKILVE
- a CDS encoding DUF72 domain-containing protein, with translation MEFGKVTPEELEQIDFTLPPDPAVNSEVLQPFEGNTKFYIGCAKWGRPDWVGKLYPKKTKPKDFLEHYARIFNCIEFNAVYYRMPFPSDVWQWKSKVPENFLFCPKFTDVITHKKRLKNAEFETGKFLEAIVEFKDNLGPIFLMPHPQMSPKQIDTLFNFIDTFPDDIDMFVELRHPDWYKGGYHTELYNFLREQQRGTIITDATGRRDCVHMHLTTPECFIRFVGNSLHPTDYTRIDEWVQRIKQWMAQGLKTCYFFMHQHEELHSPELIKYLIEELNKHCGTKLKAPVLLNETRKPPKNDNTLF
- the sucC gene encoding ADP-forming succinate--CoA ligase subunit beta; protein product: MNLHEYQAKELLKRYNVPVQEGMAVANATEAVNAYKQIATDTGSKFAVVKAQIHAGGRGKGTIKEAPEQHGVQVVKSADEVEKVAKNILGNTLVTIQTGPSGKVVNKLLVAQDMYYDGPSERQEFYMSILLDRAKQENVIMYSTEGGMDIEEVAHNTPDKIFKEHVKPNMALQAFQARKIAFNLGLSGTAFKNMVKFVTNLYNAYVGLDCAMLEINPLFKSADDKIIAVDCKLSLDDSALIRHADLADMRDKTEEDPTEVEAGEYNLNYVKLDGNVGCMVNGAGLAMATMDMIKLAGGEPANFLDVGGTANAETVEAGFRIIMKDPNVKAILINIFGGIVRCDRVAAGVVEAYKNMGNINIPIIVRLQGTNAEAAKDIIDNSGLKVQSAILLSEAADLVQKAVN
- a CDS encoding DUF983 domain-containing protein; amino-acid sequence: MCATDKTPSLIGGMVMMKCPNCRKGDMFVNKSVFPLGKSLLLNEKCAVCGQKMVHETNNGPGINYALTVIVFFLNILWYWPIFGLSWFDNSLYYYMAVSTVVVTLIQPWTMRYSRVLYLYMYVPYQSNRHLEA